The Thermofilaceae archaeon genome segment CCCTCGATCCTCTTGAGAGCGCTTCGCTCGGGCTCGCCGCCCACCGCGATGCTGTCCACAACGGAGGCGAGGGGCCCCGCTAGCGCCGCGATCGCGTACAACCCGCCACCGCTCAAGCTCTTCACCGTCGCAGCAGCATCCCCGAAGACGAACAGCCTGCCGCGCCCCAGGGCGCGGGGGTAACCCCTCAGCACGTAACCACCCCTCAAACCCCCCTCGAGCTCCGCTTCAACACCCGCCTGCTTCCTCAACAGCACGGCAGCGCGGCGAAGAAGACCCCACGCCTCCCGTCTTCCCGCTACAACCCCCAGCGAGCAGCGTTTCTCGTCAACCGGGGCCATCCAGGCGAAGCCCCCCAGGAGCTTCGGCGAGTAGACTACGTAGAGGGTGCTGCTGGAGACCCCGGTCGCGCGCGCGGAGGCGTGGACCCCGAGCCTCTCCTCCACGTGCGGCGAAAGGTTGCACTGCCTCGCCAGAATCGGCGGGTAGCCCTCAGCGATGACTGCCGCATCGTACACACGCTCGCCACCGCACCACCGCAGCCTCACGCAGTCCCTCAACGGCTCAGCACGGTACACGCGCGTTCTCTCTCTGAGCTCAACCCCCCTTGCCTCGAGGAGCTCAGCCAGCCTCTCTTCGTGAGCCCTCCTATCGATCTTGTACGCGAAGACCCCCCTCGAGGTGATGGAGACCCTGAGAGCGAGCTCTGGCACGGCCAGCTCCATCGAATCGTACGCCTGCTCCACGAACCTCCACCCTTCGGGCAGCTTAGCCAGGGTGTCCGCTGACACGATGCCGGGGCACCGCCCCCCGCGCAAGCCCGGCCTGCCGCTCTCAAAGACCACCACGTTACTTCTCAGGTTCAACGCGAGGAGAAGGCCGGCAACGCCTGCCCCAACTACCGCGACGTCACCCATGCTGAGCCGCCTCCGGGCCACCCGTCGTCGGGGCTGAGTTCCTGCAAAGCCGGATGACATCCACGATGGAATCGGGGGGTACGTAGGGCGCAACGTAGACGTGCTTGCCCGCATGGAAGAGCTTGACCCTCCCCTTCATCGTCTGAGGGTCGATGACCAGCACAACAGGGTCGCTGTGGATCCTGGCTCTAGCCGCGGCATCCTCGAAGACGGCCGTGAGGTGGACGAACCTCCTCCTCATGGGCAGAAGACCCCGCCTCATGATCGAGTCGAGTTTGGATAGGGAAGTACCGTGGTAGAGGAGAGCGTTCGGATACGCTTCCGGGTAACGGATCCTCACGGGAACGCTGTGACCGTAGCGGGCCCTAATCCTACCCCCTGAGATCTCGAAGCGACCCTTCGGGTCCGCCTGCGCAAGCGCCACGATGTGCTCTACGCGGACCCACTCGTACCCCTCCCTTTTCCTCACCGCCTCCGCCAACGCTTCCAGGCTCACGAACCCCTCCTTATCGAGCGTGAGGCCCAACTTCCCGGGGAAGTGCCGAAGCACCCCGCTGATCAGCTTGCTCAACCTAACCCTATCCGCGGCGCGTATCAGCAGCTCCGTTGCTACGCCGCAGTGCACGCTCTCCTCAACGGGAGCACCGCAGATACGGCACTTCCGCAGGTCCTTCACCAGCCTTCAGCAAAGTTGAACTAAAGTTGTTTAAAAGGTGCCTTCCCGTGGTAGGTCCGTGGAGCGCGCTGACGCTACCGACGAGCTCGTCGAGCTGGAGGACCTCTCCAGCGCTCGGACTGCAGACGTTGTTCGCAGCTTCAACCGGGAGGTTGAAGAGCTGCTAAGCGCTGAAGC includes the following:
- a CDS encoding FAD-dependent oxidoreductase; this translates as MGDVAVVGAGVAGLLLALNLRSNVVVFESGRPGLRGGRCPGIVSADTLAKLPEGWRFVEQAYDSMELAVPELALRVSITSRGVFAYKIDRRAHEERLAELLEARGVELRERTRVYRAEPLRDCVRLRWCGGERVYDAAVIAEGYPPILARQCNLSPHVEERLGVHASARATGVSSSTLYVVYSPKLLGGFAWMAPVDEKRCSLGVVAGRREAWGLLRRAAVLLRKQAGVEAELEGGLRGGYVLRGYPRALGRGRLFVFGDAAATVKSLSGGGLYAIAALAGPLASVVDSIAVGGEPERSALKRIEGVLAALRRSYILAERVDRTIAASPRLGLKLEVEVQKLEYDDHAAALAQILTNVRRLARATAAR
- a CDS encoding RNA 2'-phosphotransferase → MKDLRKCRICGAPVEESVHCGVATELLIRAADRVRLSKLISGVLRHFPGKLGLTLDKEGFVSLEALAEAVRKREGYEWVRVEHIVALAQADPKGRFEISGGRIRARYGHSVPVRIRYPEAYPNALLYHGTSLSKLDSIMRRGLLPMRRRFVHLTAVFEDAAARARIHSDPVVLVIDPQTMKGRVKLFHAGKHVYVAPYVPPDSIVDVIRLCRNSAPTTGGPEAAQHG